The window AAGATATTCTCCTGTGTATCCTTTTGGACCTCCACTATTTTACCTTCTGCATTAAGCTCTAATATTCTTGCCCTCCAACCATTAATTTTGTGCATGATGTGAGGAAGTAGGCAAAGTTTGTTTTCCCCATACAGACACCCAGTCAGCTGCCTTCTTTTTGTGCTGTGATCTGGTTGTCCATTCtcctactgaagggcatctcatGGTGTTTAACATTTAGGCCCTCCAAACTCTGTGGTGAACTAATCCACGTGTTTTTGATGCCTTTTATGTGCACACACGTGAGGTCTTCTCCAGGAGAGCCGCCCTGGGGTGTAGGATGTGCACAGGTTCAGCTTTTCTGGATGTACCAACTTGCTCTGAAACATGAAGACTCTCACCTGCAGCACAGAGCAGACCTTGTTTCTACCCTCCCGGACATGCTTGCTGTCATCAGACTCAAACATTTCTGCTAGGCTGATGGGTGTGGGAGTCCCCAGGATTTGGTGATTTGCTAGGGGACCTCCCAGGACTCAGCACACAGAGCAAATCAGCCCCGGGCAAAGGTGCATGGGGAGAAGCCGGGGGATACTGGGCACACATTTCCAGAGCTCTGTCCATTGAGGTCCCACAAGACATGCCTAACCCCAAAGCCGGGAGCTGTGACAACATGTAGGATGTGTCACCCCCAGGGAGCTCGCCAGAGGTCAGCACCTAGGGTTTTTATCAGGGCCGCGTTATGTGGGCACCCTCTGCCTGGCTTGTATGAAAATTCCAGATCCCCAGGAAGAGTGGGTATTTAGCACAAGCCATAGTATTTGTACAGTTTATGCCCAGTGAGGCCCTCCTATCATATGGCTGGAAACCCTCCCCAAATCCACATTCCCAGACACCACCCAAGGGCCCACCTTGTGAACAGGCCTAAGGACAGCTGTCCCTGGCCTGTGGTGCTGGCTCTTAACTACACGGGCCTGTGGAGTCCATCCTTCTGGAGTGCGGGGGCTGGAGACAGTCTGGGTTCAAGGAAGTCACGCCTGAAGGGTGGCTCTTCCCCAGGTGCTGCCATCAGACTATTCAGCCTGTATGTCCTTGAATGTGTGTCCATGTGCCAGACATACATGTCGCTGGAGGCACCTCCTGGACTCTACTGAAGGGCAGGCACGTGGTGGCTGGGGAATAACCACAGACCACCCTTACGCGGGGGGTGTAGCGGAGGGGTCTTTGTTGGAAACCACAGACATGAAATCTGGTTAAACCaatcaaaatatgaatttattggAGGGATTGACAGCTCACAGAGTGAAGGGTGATGGAGAAACCAGCTCAGGTGTCAGTGCAGGGGCCAGGGCTACGCCGGGTCCAGTGGCAGTGACGAGACACAGCTCTGGAGGAGATATCTGATCTTCTCTCCCTTCACTGCACATACGGTTCAAAGGCTTGGGGGAGCCCAGCTGGCCTTGCCGGGGTCACTGCCAAcccaggggaggaggcagggcatgTTGACTTGGGAAAAGTTAGTACTTGAGGAAAGTCAGAGGGACAAATGCACAGTGGGGAACGGGTGACCAGTGTCCACCGCAGGGTCCAGGGAAGGGGACTAGACACTTGTCTTAGTGCTTAATAAAAAATCCAGGCCGTGCAGATGAGCTCTTGAGCTTTGGAGTTCCCTTAAGAAGATCACTCAGCAGCAGGACTTCTGGGCCGAGGTGGGCACGCAGCAGGCCTGGCGGGGGCCCACGGGCCGGCAGAGCAGGGACACGCAGGAGGCCCGGCGGCAGCAGTTGGGCTGGCAGGAGGAGGTGGGCACGCAGCAGGCCTGGCGGGGGCCCACGGGCCGGCAGAGCAGGGACACGCAGGAGGCCCGGCGGCAGCAGCTGGGCTGGCAGGAGGAGGTGGGCACGCAGCAGGCCTGGCGGGGGCCCACGGGCTGGCAGAGCAGGGACACGCAGGAGGCCCGGCGGCAGCAGCTGGGCTGGCAGGAGGTGGGCACGCAGCAGGTGGGCCTGCACACGGGCCGGCAGAGCAGGGACACGCAGGAGGAGGGTCTGCAGCAGGACgaggagcaggggctgggccggcagcaggagggggctgagcagggggaggcctCGCAGCAGACAGGGGTGCAGTAGACGGGCCTGCAGCAGACAGGGGTGCAGCAGACGGACGGACCGCAGGCTtcctggcagggggaggagctgcaGCAGGAGGGCTGGCAGCTAGACTGTTGGCAGCATGAGGAGGCCGAGCAGGGGGAGGTCTGGCAGCAGACAGGGGTGCAGCAGACGGGCCTGCAGCAGACAGGGGTGCGGCAGACGGACGCGCCGCAGGCTtcctggcagggggaggagctgcaGCAGGGGGGCCGGCAGGAGCTGGTGCAGGCTGATTGGCAGGGGCTGGACCCGCAGCTCACGGGGGTGCAGAGGAGGGTCAGGCAGGAGGCCGGGGTGCAGCCGCTGGACTGGCAACAGCGGGGGGCGCGGCAGGGGGGCTCGCAGCAGCTCTCTGGGCAGTCGTCCACCTGCCAGGAGGAGTCGGGGCAGGAGTCCCAGGAGCCGGGCAGGCAGACGCGGCTGCCGTAGCTCAGGTCGCTGGAGCAGACGGACAGGGTGGACGCGGCCATGGTGGGGgcggtggggctggaggagggtgtgcgtgtgagtgtgtgtatgtgagtgtgagtgtgagtgtgaggtGGTTGAGCTGTCTGTCGGCTTTTATATCAGGTGTGTGTGTTGTTCCAGCAGCAGGCCccgctcccctcccttccttgttGGTGTTTGGAGCCCAGGGGACTCTCATTAGCACCAGCTCTATGTTTGGGTCCATGAGACGTTTGCTTAGCTATAAAACTCCTAGTATATTTTGGGGTCTGTTGACTTATCCTAAGCTACCTCTGGTCCAGAACATACATTGAGCTAGAAGGTGTGAGTCTGTAAATAGCATGTCCTGGGGCCAGATTGGCTGCATAAGAAATGCATCTATTCGAATCCTAACCGCCCCTTTGTGGACACCTGGGTGGGTCTTGTGCACACAGGGGCCTCTGCTCGTCAGGGTGGCGCAGCTGCCGGAGAAAGAGAGGGTGTAGAGCCAGACATGTTCTGGTTGTGACTCCCTGGTCCTCTCTCTGGTGCGGCGAGTTCCCCTGAGGGCATGTGCAGGTGGCGAGCAGGTGAAGGTGGGACAATCAGGTGGCCACACTTTCCATGTCCTTGGGTGGCCATGTGGGCCACTTCTGCCTGACCACTCACCAAGCCCATGGATTCTGCATCTGTCCACGGCCTTCTTACACCCCAAACCCTGCAAACCTTGAGTACAAACTGGAGCGCCCTATTTTCTCCCCTATAGGAAGTGCAGCCCCCAAAAATCCTCCATAGGAAAAACAATggttgcttttgtgtttcctgttgattttcttgattttttttaaatatagttttattttattatgttatgttagtcaccatacaatacctcattatttttgatgtagtgatctatgattcattgttttcgtataacacccagtgctccatgcagtacgtgccctccttaatacccatcaccgggctaacccatccccccaccaccctcccctctaaaaccctgtttgtttctcagaatccatagtctctcatggttcatctccccctccgatttccctcccttcatttttcccttccttctcctatgtcctccatgctattccttatgttccacaaataagtgaaaccatatgataattgacttactctgcttgacttatttcacttagcataatctcctccagtcccatccatgttgatgtaaaagtattcgtcctttctgatggctgagtaatattccattgtacatatggaccacatcttcttgatccattcatctgttgaagggcatctcagccctttccacagtttggctattgtggacattgctgctatgaacattggggtgcatatggcccttcttttcactacatctgtgtcttcggagtaaataaccagtagtgcaattgctgggtcacagggtagctctatttttaattttttgaggcacctccacactgttttccaaagtggttgtaccaacttgcattccttgGGTCAGCCCAGCCAGAAACCTAAAAGTCATCCCAAGTTATCCAaacccctttctttcttctgcaaaTAATATCCAAGTGGCCACCAAGTGGTTTTGCTTCCCTCTGCTAAATAAATTCCATCCTTTCTGGTCCTTTTACCTTCCAAGCATGAATTTATTCACTGTGGAGCCAATCCCCCCATGTGCTGGAAACGGTGGCAAGCTGGAGAATGCATGGGTGCACGGGTCATGGCCCCATGGAGGCCTGCTGGCCAGGGGAGGCAGGCACTTGGTGCCCCATGGTGGCAGTGAAGAACAGGCTCAGCAACACCGGGCCCAGAGGAGTGGCGCCACACCCCAGTGGGAGGGCTCTGGGGGCGCTGGGCAGTGTGTGCTGCCCCTGCTGCATTCATGGGCTCCCATTCTCACCCTTCCTGGACATTCCATCTCCAGCAGTGGTTCTCACCCCAGGCCTCTCACCTGTGAGGATGTTCATGCTGGGGAAGAAAGGGGTTCTAGGAATTCAACTAAACTATGGCTGAGTTGTCTTTCTTCATGTCTTGGATTATAAAAGTGGTGTAACTCTGAGCCTGGCCCTCTGTGCTCAGCGTCTGGCCCTTCTGGAGATATAGGAACTGGTCTGTAAGCTGGACGTGCGTGGCAGGGTAGGGCGAGGGCAACGTTTGCCGTCTATGATGCGGCAGCCTCTGCCAAGACGTATGCATGCCGGCTGAGGACGGCTCGAAAAGCTGGATAAGATACAAAAATGTCTGTGCAAAGCTTCTGAAGGCTACTAATGAGCCTGAGCACTGAGGGCCAACATGTGGAGACGGGGCGGCTTCAGAGAGGCGATCTGGCATCTCCGAGAGGCGATCTGGCATCTCCGAGTGGCTTTTCATGAGGTGCAGTGGATGAATCTTGATGAGGGGTGTGAGGGGAAGGAACCAGCTTGCAGAGAGGCCAGCAGAGGCAGCATGCACCCACAGGGACAAGACCCTAGGGAGATGGCGGTCCCCGAGAAGAGCTCTAGAGCTGCAGGTGGGATCTCAACGCATTTGCCCAATTTTTATGCTATGCAGGAAAGATACTAAGAAAGCCAATGGAAAACCATTAAAACCCAAGCAGAGCTTCTGCAGCCTCATTGCCATGGGGACTCATAACCCTGACGACTGGCCAAGGAGGAGTGGCTCTCGGGTGGGACCCCTGGACAGCTCAGTCccaggagtggggaagccagacGTAGAGCAGCCTCACGTCGGCACGAGTCCTCTGCCCCACTCAGGCCGCCAGCCAGAGCGAGAGCTGAAACTCTTCAGAAGGAGGGAAATTCATCCATAGCTGCTAGAATTTTTCACAGACAAT of the Halichoerus grypus chromosome 1, mHalGry1.hap1.1, whole genome shotgun sequence genome contains:
- the LOC118538944 gene encoding uncharacterized protein LOC118538944; this translates as MAASTLSVCSSDLSYGSRVCLPGSWDSCPDSSWQVDDCPESCCEPPCRAPRCCQSSGCTPASCLTLLCTPVSCGSSPCQSACTSSCRPPCCSSSPCQEACGASVCRTPVCCRPVCCTPVCCQTSPCSASSCCQQSSCQPSCCSSSPCQEACGPSVCCTPVCCRPVYCTPVCCEASPCSAPSCCRPSPCSSSCCRPSSCVSLLCRPVCRPTCCVPTSCQPSCCRRASCVSLLCQPVGPRQACCVPTSSCQPSCCRRASCVSLLCRPVGPRQACCVPTSSCQPNCCRRASCVSLLCRPVGPRQACCVPTSAQKSCC